A genomic window from Anopheles ziemanni chromosome X, idAnoZiCoDA_A2_x.2, whole genome shotgun sequence includes:
- the LOC131290565 gene encoding contactin, producing MALYLSRLILFCVTLPILYSYGQQSNNVLRGNSPFYEEADDYLKQQRSSSGIDDIFLRTGGDRKNIDDYFCPEYWTAFRSTCLRVHKSPRKSWFNAQKICQAYQGDLVSVDTIEKHSFVVKLLDQDVSKQNRYYISARQVSPGNWVNADKSQLIAIEDAINYEESIEASDEFQSYFEGSKNVIEKDDQDDPRRFYQSDRYRNRNYLLLGFNGHKEKWQFHPVSGEDQFLFICESRNLYSADNMKTLLEDQRQYDYGLEQTDLEKIPRGPYFIRQPVDTTYDTGKFKITKDVTMSCLAGGYPTPKYTWYKEEYVKDNLTVIPIDPLKNARHTVSGGNLIIHNPSQNLDQGTYHCTAQNIYGKIISESVQLNFGYILEFNLQRASEKGEENWGKALVCEEPQHYPDVKYYWSRNYFPNFVYEDQRVFVSHDGSLYFSSLEVMDRANYSCTVMSTVSDTGRNGPFFELWVSPSPHYQDLIFANSFPKAFPKVPLAGKDVRLECMTYGYPVASYNWTRRNGQLPRLAKLENYNRVLLIQNATVNDNGEYLCTAKNGKKSIMQSIFLNVQMEPNFTIPLRDRTKDFQSTVSFLCEAFAMPDVNYTWYKNGELMAEDGQDARFNKDKYTIQDNLLKINYLEPEEDNGMYQCKATNQLKGVYSAAQLRVLSMKPSFKKRPLESEIYSIANGNTTIHCEPEAAPTPKIVWKKDGNVIGAGGHRKIHPGTGTLFISPTSRDDEGTYTCVATNTQGMAESKARLIVLQELRFTEQLPSKLIKQIGELLFLRCEVTYDQLLDVAFIWTHNGQLLNDYGHEFEQVASGSVEGNRIRIHYNTLEVHNITLVDGGEYECIAKSSVNRIVSRSTVLIQGPPGAPGAVKVLDIKRTEALLEWTNGNDNGRPILFYNILGRTTWNRTWVNVTTNVVAQEADRYNGRRQATVTNLTPWCSYEFAVVAVNDLGIGTPSLPSPVYSTQKDRPYLAPRNVGGGGGKIGDLTITWDPLRPDEQNSIDVHYKVFYRLYGQREWASEELKRQGNSGKAVIHVSVDKYYTRYEVKVQAINDLGEGPISDPVEIYSAEDMPQVAPQQTIARSYNSTALNVTWQAVSQNRETIRGKLIGHRLKYWKKEHNEEDSVYYLSRTTRPWALIVGLEPDTYYYVKVMAYNAAGEGPESERYLERTYRKAPQKPPSSVDIFGINPSTIRVTWRYIAPSQDEEPVQGYKIRIWEKDQDMSSANDTVVPIGKKLEKYIDNLTPGKSYNLRVLAFSNGGDGRMSSPPIQFQMGITQSPLNNSNKMSIPIVLLVVLSVLCYVSTSQTYTL from the exons ATGGCTTTGTATTTATCTcgtttaatattattttgtgtGACGCTGCCAATATTGTACTCGTACGGGCAACAGAGCAACAATGTCTTGCGCGGTAACAGCCCGTTCTACGAGGAAGCGGATGACTACCTGAAGCAGCAGCGATCGTCGAGCGGTATAGACGACATCTTCCTGCGGACGGGCGGTGACCGTAAGAATATTGATGACTACTTCTGTCCGGAGTACTGGACTGCGTTTCGCAGCACCTGCCTGCGCGTGCACAAGTCACCGCGGAAGAGCTGGTTCAACGCGCAGAAAATCTGCCAGGCATACCAGGGCGATCTCGTCAGTGTTGACACAATCGAGAAGCACTCGTTCGTCGTAAAGCTGCTGGACCAGGATGTAAGCAAGCAGAATCGCTACTACATCTCGGCGCGTCAAGTGTCGCCCGGCAACTGGGTTAACGCGGACAAGAGCCAGCTGATTGCAATCGAGGACGCGATCAACTACGAGGAAAGCATTGAAGCGAGCGATGAGTTTCAGTCGTACTTCGAAGGCAGCAAGAACGTGATCGAGAAAGACGACCAGGATGATCCGCGACGGTTCTACCAGTCTGATCGCTACCGAAACCGCAACTACCTACTGCTCGGCTTTAACGGCCACAAAGAGAAGTGGCAGTTTCATCCGGTGTCCGGGGAGGATCAATTTCTCTTCATCTGCGAGTCGCGGAATCTGTACAGCGCGGACAATATGAAAACGCTCCTAGAGGACCAGCGGCAGTACGACTATGGGCTCGAGCAAACCGACCTCGAGAAGATCCCGCGTGGACCGTACTTCATTAGGCAGCCAGTGGATACGACCTACGACACGGGAAAGTTCAAGATAACGAAGGACGTTACTATGAGTTGTTTGGCCGGCGGGTATCCCACGCCCAAATACACCTGGTACAAGGAAGAGTACGTGAAGGATAACCTGACGGTCATACCGATTGATCCGCTGAAAAACGCCCGCCATACGGTGAGCGGCGGCAATCTGATCATCCACAACCCGTCGCAGAATCTCGATCAAG GAACATATCATTGCACCGCGCAAAACATCTACGGTAAAATCATTTCCGAAAGTGTGCAGCTCAACTTTGGCTACATCCTCGAGTTCAACCTACAGCGAGCATCGGAAAAGGGCGAGGAAAACTGGGGTAAGGCGCTAGTATGCGAAGAACCACAGCACTATCCGGACGTGAAATACTACTGGTCGCGCAACTACTTCCCGAACTTTGTGTACGAGGATCAGCGCGTGTTCGTTAGCCACGACGGTTCGCTGTACTTCAGCTCGCTGGAGGTGATGGACCGCGCGAACTACTCCTGCACGGTGATGAGCACCGTCAGCGACACTGGCCGAAATGGTCCGTTCTTCGAGCTGTGGGTTTCACCGTCACCGCACTACCAGGATCTCATCTTTGCCAACTCATTCCCGAAGGCGTTCCCGAAAGTGCCGTTGGCGGGCAAGGACGTACGACTCGAGTGTATGACGTACGGCTACCCGGTTGCGTCGTACAACTGGACGCGCCGGAACGGCCAGCTGCCGCGTCTGGCAAAACTGGAGAACTACAATCGCGTGCTGCTCATACAGAACGCCACCGTGAATGACAACGGCGAGTACCTGTGCACCGCGAAGAACGGCAAAAAGTCGATCATGCAGAGCATCTTCCTCAATGTACAGATGGAACCGAACTTCACGATTCCGTTGCGCGATCGGACGAAAGATTTCCAAAGCACCGTCTCGTTCCTGTGCGAAGCGTTCGCGATGCCGGACGTCAACTACACCTGGTACAAGAACGGCGAGCTGATGGCGGAGGATGGCCAGGACGCGAGATTCAACAAGGATAAGTACACCATACAGGACAATCTGCTGAAGATAAACTATCTCGAACCGGAGGAGGACAACGGGATGTACCAGTGTAAGGCGACAAACCAGCTAAAGGGTGTGTACTCGGCGGCACAGCTGCGCGTGCTCAGCATGAAGCCGTCGTTCAAGAAGCGCCCGCTCGAGTCGGAAATCTACAGCATTGCCAATGGCAACACGACCATCCATTGCGAACCGGAGGCGGCTCCGACGCCGAAGATCGTCTGGAAGAAGGACGGCAACGTGATCGGTGCGGGTGGCCACCGGAAGATACATCCTGGAACGGGGACGCTCTTCATTTCACCGACGTCGCGTGACGACGAGGGTACGTACACCTGCGTCGCGACCAACACCCAAGGCATGGCCGAGTCGAAGGCGCGACTGATCGTGCTGCAGGAGCTGCGCTTCACCGAGCAGCTGCCCAGTAAGCTGATCAAACAGATCGGCGAGCTACTATTCCTGCGTTGTGAGGTCACCTACGACCAGCTGCTGGACGTGGCCTTCATCTGGACGCACAACGGGCAGCTGCTGAACGACTACGGGCACGAGTTCGAACAGGTCGCGTCCGGTTCGGTGGAGGGCAATCGCATCCGCATCCACTACAACACGCTCGAGGTGCACAACATCACCCTGGTGGACGGCGGCGAGTACGAGTGTATTGCCAAATCGTCGGTCAACCGTATCGTGTCGCGCTCGACGGTGCTCATCCAGGGTCCACCGGGAGCACCCGGTGCGGTCAAGGTGCTCGACATCAAGCGCACCGAGGCGCTGCTCGAATGGACCAACGGCAACGACAATGGTCGCCCGATCCTGTTCTACAACATCCTCGGCCGCACGACCTGGAACCGCACCTGGGTGAACGTGACGACGAACGTGGTGGCGCAGGAGGCCGACCGCTACAACGGACGCCGACAGGCCACCGTCACCAACCTGACGCCCTGGTGCAGCTACGAGTTTGCCGTAGTCGCCGTCAACGATCTTGGCATCGGTACGCCCAGTCTTCCATCGCCCGTCTACAGCACGCAGAAGGACCGCCCGTACCTTGCACCGCGCAAcgttggcggtggtggcggcaaGATCGGTGATCTCACCATCACCTGGGACCCGCTGCGTCCCGACGAGCAGAACAGCATCGATGTGCACTACAAGGTGTTCTACCGATTGTACGGGCAGCGCGAGTGGGCCAGCGAGGAGCTGAAGCGCCAGGGCAACTCGGGCAAAGCCGTCATCCACGTGTCGGTCGACAAATACTACACGCGCTACGAGGTGAAGGTGCAGGCCATCAACGATCTTGGCGAGGGACCAATCAGCGACCCAGTCGAGATCTACTCGGCCGAGGACATGCCTCAGGTTGCGCCACAGCAGACTATAGCCCGCAGCTACAACTCTACCGCACTGAACGTCACCTGGCAGGCGGTATCGCAGAACCGCGAGACCATCCGTGGCAAGCTAATCGGACACCGG CTGAAGTACTGGAAAAAGGAACACAACGAGGAGGACTCCGTGTACTACCTATCGCGTACCACCCGCCCTTGGGCGCTGATCGTTGGCCTCGAGCCGGACACCTACTACTACGTGAAGGTGATGGCGTACAATGCGGCGGGCGAGGGACCGGAAAGTGAGCGCTATCTCGAGCGTACCTACCGCAAGGCGCCACAGAAACCGCCGTCCTCGGTCGACATTTTCGGCATCAACCCGTCGACGATTCGCGTTACTTGGCGGTACATTGCGCCGTCCCAGGACGAGGAGCCGGTACAGGGCTACAAGATACGCATCTGGGAGAAGGATCAGGACATGTCGAGCGCCAACGACACGGTCGTGCCGATCGGCAAAAAGCTGGAGAAGTACATCGATAATCTCACACCTG GAAAATCATACAACCTGCGTGTGCTTGCCTTCAGTAACGGTGGCGACGGTCGAATGTCCAGTCCGCCTATACAGTTTCAAATGG GCATCACCCAATCGCCCTTGAACAATTCCAACAAGATGTCCATTCCAATAGTATTACTAGTAGTATTGAGTGTATTATGTTATGTGTCGACTAGCCAGACATATACGCTCTAA
- the LOC131291387 gene encoding dnaJ homolog subfamily A member 1-like, whose amino-acid sequence MVYETTFYDILGVQPGCSSEELKKAYRKLALKYHPDKNPNEGEKFKQISMAYEVLSDPEKKAIYDEGGEAAIKKGGAGGGGNFHSPMDLFHMFFNGGFGGERKRERQAKNLIHPMTVTLEDLYNGTTRKLALQKNVICDMCDGIGGKKGAVHKCTPCRGTGVITKVQKIAPGLVQQYEERCRNCRGMGETMDEKDRCRECNGHKTVRVRKMLMIEVQRGMRDEQKIVLQGEGDQEPDMKPGDIVIVLEEKPHPVFKRLGNDLIINMELTLTEALCGFQKVVKTLDGRDLLIQSNPGEVIKHNGYKCVYGEGMPYVKTPSDKGRLLIQFLVTFPESLPVETATEIRKLLPPPPPVELPEDPEYVEMVAVRREEQRRYDDDDDGHSGPQVRMHQCNSS is encoded by the exons ATGGTATACGAGACGACGTTTTACGACATCCTCGGCGTGCAGCCCGGCTGCTCGTCGGAGGAGCTGAAGAAGGCGTACCGCAAGCTGGCCCTCAAGTACCATCCGGACAAGAACCCGAATGAGGGCGAGAAATTCAAGCAGATCTCGATGGCGTACGAGGTGTTGTCCGATCCGGAGAAGAAAGCCATCTACGACGAGGGCGGCGAGGCGGCTATCAAAAAGGGTGGTGCCGGCGGTGGAGGTAACTTCCACAGTCCGATGGATCTTTTCCACATGTTCTTCAACGGCGGGTTCGGTGGCGAACG AAAGCGTGAGCGTCAAGCGAAAAATTTGATCCACCCAATGACGGTGACTCTCGAGGACCTGTACAACGGCACGACGCGCAAGCTGGCCCTGCAAAAGAATGTCATCTGTGATATGTGCGACGGTATTGGCGGTAAGAAGGGTGCGGTACACAAATGCACGCCCTGCCGCGGCACGGGTGTGATTACGAAGGTCCAGAAGATTGCGCCGGGTCTGGTGCAGCAGTACGAGGAGCGTTGCCGCAACTGCCGTGGCATGGGGGAGACGATGGACGAGAAGGACCGCTGTCGTGAGTGCAACGGACACAAGACAGTGCGTGTACGCAAAATGCTTATGATCGAGGTGCAGCGTGGCATGCGGGATGAGCAGAAGATAGTACTGCAGGGCGAGGGTGACCAGGAGCCGGACATGAAGCCGGGTGATATTGTAATCGTGCTCGAAGAGAAACCCCATCCAGTGTTCAAGCGTCTTGGCAATGACCTGATCATTAACATGGAACTTACGCTAACGGAAGCACTCTGCGGATTCCAGAAGGTGGTTAAGACGCTCGACGGGCGCGACTTGCTGATTCAATCGAATCCGGGTGAGGTGATCAAACACAATGGATACAAATGCGTGTACGGGGAAGGTATGCCATACGTTAAAACCCCCAGTGATAAGGGGCGGCTGTTAATCCAGTTCCTCGTCACCTTCCCCGAATCGCTGCCCGTCGAAACGGCAACGGAAATCAGGAAACTGCTGCCTCCGCCACCGCCAGTCGAATTACCGGAGGATCCGGAGTACGTGGAAATG GTTGCGGTACGACGAGAGGAGCAGCGTCGttacgatgacgacgatgatgggcATTCAGGACCGCAGGTGCGCATGCATCAGTGTAATTCGAGCTAA
- the LOC131290568 gene encoding meiosis-specific nuclear structural protein 1-like gives MVSNYSANQKQRQLKQSAFCRAVESNRLNANFQKDLDQIQRNSLEQWKRQEAEQQARQREQELQQKRKDAETLRRQQLLRDQEQTQLLHEVNRQKINEAKQRQQLRESNQELRELESKLRAAYVAKGIAAQLAEAELRKNAERIQVCKEKREFEEAQQANVEYMKSKQIADANEKLLFRSVLLEQIKEARYAKKCMYEEFLKEKMHLDAVVKKIQDEHLEEIQRKLEQQNCTRQEMEYFQEAKKTWKARQELLAQEENDRIRKYREEKDRLKAKEIEQKAEMDRKREERNDAMIGKLEQETMEKRKREEMLQELYIAETEEKDELKRIKDLEENVRKRIAIRLALESQLMEIKCQKEVEAEEEKRFQAEQIKVWAANDRIDIMTNEKRRRKMIEYRQNVQVLLEKRRKQRIEDVKLAVQQENLQREEEKRRHLIIEEERIKLLKEHATALLGFFPPGVLRESDREFIPLPKQNDPKKTSGK, from the exons ATGGTAAGTAAT TATTCAGCTAATCAAAAACAACGGCAGCTAAAGCAATCTGCATTCTGCAGAGCTGTGGAGTCGAACCGGCTCAACGCAAACTTTCAGAAAGATTTGGATCAAATTCAGCGAAACAGTCTCGAGCAATGGAAAAGACAGGAGGCAGAGCAACAAGCACGGCAACGGGAACAGGAGCTTCAGCAAAAGCGAAAAGATGCAGAAACGCTCAGACGACAACAGTTGCTGAGAGACCAAGAACAAACCCAGCTATTACATGAGGTAAACCGTCAGAAAATAAACGAAGCAAAGCAAAGACAACAGCTGCGTGAATCGAATCAAGAGCTGCGTGAGCTTGAATCAAAACTTCGAGCAGCCTACGTCGCAAAGGGCATCGCGGCACAGTTGGCCGAGGCCGAATTACGGAAGAATGCGGAAAGGATTCAGGTctgcaaggaaaagagagagtTTGAAGAGGCTCAGCAAGCAAATGTTGAGTACATGAAGAGCAAGCAGATTGCCGATGCAAACGAAAAGCTACTGTTTCGGTCGGTGCTACTGGAGCAGATCAAAGAAGCTCGCTATGCGAAAAAGTGCATGTACGAAGAATTTCTTAAAGAAAAAATGCATCTAGATGCTGTGGTAAAGAAAATACAGGACGAACACTTGGAAGAAATTCAGCGCAAGCTAGAGCAACAAAATTGTACGCGTCAAGAAATGGAGTACTTCCAGGAGGCCAAAAAGACCTGGAAGGCTAGACAAGAACTGCTAGCGCAAGAAGAAAACGATCGAATCAGAAAATACAGAGAGGAGAAAGATCGTCTCAAGGCGAAAGAAATAGAGCAGAAAGCGGAAATGGATCGAAAACGAGAAGAACGCAATGATGCTATGATTGGAAAGCTGGAGCAAGAAACG atgGAAAAGCGGAAACGTGAAGAGATGCTTCAAGAGCTGTATATTGCAGAAACGGAGGAGAAGGACGAGCTGAAGCGAATAAAAGATTTGGAAGAGAATGTTCGAAAGAGGATCGCAATAAGATTGGCGCTCGAAAGTCAGCTTATGGAAATAAAGTGTCAAAAAGAGGTGGAAgctgaggaagaaaaacgtttccagGCCGAGCAGATCAAGGTTTGGGCCGCTAACGATCGTATCGATATAAtgacgaacgaaaaacgcCGTCGAAAGATGATCGAATACAGACAGAACGTTCAGGTTCTCTTAGAGAAAAGGCGCAAACAGCGGATCGAGGATGTAAAGCTGGCAGTACAGCAGGAGAACCTGCagcgagaggaagaaaaacgaagacaTTTGATTATTGAAGAAGAAAGGATAAAGTTGCTGAAAGAACATGCGACTGCATTGCTTGGATTCTTCCCGCCAGGCGTGCTGCGTGAAAGTGATCGCGAGTTTATTCCTCTACCAAAGCAAAACGATCCGAAAAAAACATCAGGAAAGTAG
- the LOC131290668 gene encoding abl interactor 2, whose protein sequence is MDDLITLIRTEIPEGRKNLQESYSNLERVAEYCEDTYYRSDNKKASLEETKNYTTQSLASVAYQINTLAYNFLQLMDLQATQMAEMESQMNHISQTVMIHKEKVARREIGVLTANKVSSRQYKIVAPLNPEKPIKYVRKPIDYTLLDDVGHGIALMNNNQKKHRVSSQGSIQSTMSPAVSVGPPPTTKPPTPPQMQRNSGHTGTLGKAVSNTGTLGKASREYRTPPVVVPPQVPSHYAPNYPVGHPRRTSGGGGAGERGPGYSALPLPMPPSQVVMHHPPQIGMVHPMQSGPVTQHQSTFEERNSMPPPPSPLTVAHEMPDHSHIGMHTLSRNMPRPGSQSPPLPPPPPPEESDHADFGRPRNTQSSLVAPIVPDDQNLPGWVPKNYIEKVVAIYDYYADKDDELSFQESSVLYVLKKNDDGWWEGVMDGVTGLFPGNYVEPCV, encoded by the exons ATGGATGACCTGATCACGCTCATTCGCACCGAGATTCCGGAGGGTCGAAAGAATCTGCAGGAGAGCTACTCGAACCTTGAGCGTGTGGCCGAGTATTGCGAGGATACCTACTATCG CTCCGATAACAAAAAGGCATCGCTGGAGGAGACGAAAAACTACACCACGCAATCGCTGGCCAGCGTCGCGTACCAGATCAACACGCTGGCGTACAACTTTCTACAGCTGATGGATCTGCAGGCAACGCAGATGGCGGAAATGGAGTCGCAGATGAACCACATTTCGCAAACGGTGATGATCCACAAGGAGAAGGTGGCCCGCCGTGAGATCGGCGTGCTGACGGCGAACAAGGTCAGCTCGCGCCAATACAAGATCGTCGCACCACTCAACCCGGAGAAGCCCATCAAGTACGTGCGCAAGCCGATCGACTACACGCTGCTGGATGACGTCGGTCACGGCATCGCACTGATGAACAACAATCAAAAGAAGCATCGCGTGTCGAGCCAGGGCTCGATCCAGTCGACTATGTCGCCGGCAGTGTCGGTCGGTCCGCCACCGACAACCAAGCCACCGACGCCTCCACAAATGCAACGCAACTCCGGCCACACGGGCACGCTCGGGAAGGCGGTCAGCAACACTGGCACACTCGGCAAAGCTTCGCGCGAGTATCGCACCCCGCCGGTCGTTGTGCCACCGCAGGTTCCCTCGCACTACGCACCAAACTATCCCGTTGGTCATCCGAGACGCACatccggcggcggtggtgctgGTGAACGCGGGCCCGGCTACAGCGCGCTTCCGCTGCCGATGCCACCGAGTCAGGTGGTGATGCACCACCCACCGCAAATCGGAATGGTGCATCCGATGCAGTCCGGACCGGTGACGCAGCATCAATCAACGTTCGAGGAACGCAATAGCATGCCAC CCCCACCATCGCCGTTGACCGTTGCGCACGAGATGCCGGATCACAGTCATATCGGCATGCATACGCTGAGCCGCAACATGCCCCGTCCGGGCTCGCAGTCACCGCCGTTGCCGCCTCCACCGCCGCCAGAAGAATCGGACCACGCCGACTTCGGGCGTCCGCGTAACACCCAGAGCAGCCTGGTCGCACCGATCGTGCCGGACGATCAGAACCTACCCGGCTGGGTGCCGAAGAACTACATCGAGAAGGTGGTCGCCATCTACGACTACTACGCCGACAAGGACGACGAGCTCAGCTTCCAGGAGAGCTCCGTGCTGTACGTGCTCAAGAAGAACGACGACGGCTGGTGGGAGGGCGTCATGGACGGTGTGACCGGACTCTTCCCCGGCAACTACGTCGAACCGTGCGTCTAA